A window of Sphaeramia orbicularis chromosome 8, fSphaOr1.1, whole genome shotgun sequence genomic DNA:
aactggtgtaaaatacagtttgtcgtctcttcatggtcatcagatatcacctatttggatgttcagaggctccgtagttaccatagaaacaacactgattcaccagtaaatcccagggagtttgatcaatgacagtggtcaTAGATGgttgttttcacattcagttatgaacatattttgcttaaaaagtcactttttcttgagttttctctgtttttgatataataaccctcaactttaatctgagtttttatgaacatctacatgatcagtaaattaaatatagccaaatacctgatttttaatgaaaatgctgcaaactgcagaggataatattacaataaactgtgattgatcacttaaaaaaaattaaatatagggaaaaaaaaaaaaaaaaacaactgttatgaaactgccacagaagtaccagtgggtctgtatgggttaacagATACAAATCTCATTCCAGGAATTCACTTTTTATGAATCCATGCCCAGCATCAGCATGACATGTAATGGCATGTTGGTGGCGAACATCACTCGTTATTGCCCACAGAAACACGGTGAGTAATGTTTTCTTCCTTGATAACTTTTCAGTTGCTCCAGACACATAATTGTTCTTTAATTTGGGAAGATGTTGAATTTATGTGACACCTGCACACCTAAGAGTAAAGATTTGAGACACAATGTTACTTTCTTATTAGACAGGTTGCTACTCTTTTTTGAAGGAATTcattaatttcacttttttccatttctgtgtctgggtggatttatgtgcatgtATTTTGTGTGACTGTGTTCCCAAACATGGCAGTTAAAATGCACCCTCCTGGCGTTCCTAATGTCACATGCAGCGGTAATGAGACATGGATCTCATGGAATCCAAGCAGTCCTCGCTCTGACTTCATCAAAGTCTTTGACTTCCAAGTTCAGATGAAACAGCATCACCAGACATGGAAGGTGAGAATGCATGTGTGTTCAGATGTGCTCACATTTTGTCTTCAGTGCGtgttcctttttttgttgttaacatttagttagttagttagttagttttcagtcatatatgcatttcaaaacaacagaagaagagagaaataatacaatttgactgaaaaaaaggctcaggcagaagcAAAGCTTATTAATGCCTGCCTACTTCACAGCttacccctttcatgcatactggtcactacagtggacagttattctacagctgtctcttgtatattcatggattttgttattttagttccatatcagccaacacagcacacaatacacttcaactgataacattactgtagtttggctgttcttgataaaccaaatctaacatgtttgagtgtaaatcaattccttgttatcgttattagactgtaattaacaaaaaaaagtgttttggttttttttgtttgtttttttggcataatatctccatgaagtgactagtattggagtttaCTACAAACaagaagttaaggatatttcttttttttcttttttttctttttttgccatttgtaaataaaactatgtctggtcatttaaaaaatgtgtttcaattcaattcacacacaaaaaagtaaaaagcattgtgcaaaatcccaactgaaaagaATAACcccaaaaatattaaatatccctaactttttgtttgtagtgtatgttaaaatgtgagaaaacatcaaattagcagcattaaatgtttttatttcatagttttcatacagtatatcagtaaatacacgtttcattgctttaaaaattaaatgcacattataaataaagaacaaaatcttgattaacattctcataattcatgcatgaaagggttaagctacatcagtgtttttcaaccttggggttgggaccccatgtggggtcgcctggaattcaaatggggtcgcctgaaatttctagtaattgataaaaataataataataaaaaaaacttactgataaaaaaaaaaaaaatacatggtgagttgacagagacaatcacaatccataaaagacatgacaaactgtgaagctgaaactgaagcactgtggtactgtttatcttttaaatgttcattgtggtcagtttcagatgctgcagctctttcataattcatagtttgagttcttgtttgttcagtattaattcacagccttgtaaatacaagctggactgactgtacatatcctgaccaaggaaaaaaaaaattcagcagtAATTTCAACCTTGCTtgtctgcctccgtccataataatatacattatatagactaaatgtcatctaaaatcaacgtttatttgcaccatagtatagcacactattacatgatcagaaaccaactgtctccattttgaatgtctggggtcgcccgaAATTTGTGATGTCATGAACCAAGAAAGGTTGGGTATCACTGAGCTACACAATACATGGTGACAAGtagaaaggagaaaaaatatttgcatatactttttttttttttttttccagttacagCCACAACTCTCAAATATAGATGCATATAATGCTTTTTTGAACATAACAAAGGAAGTACATTGCAAGTTTTAAATGAGCACTATTCCACATTTGAGCGCTTTTAAAagaaatacatcttcttttttagctttttgtaacaTAAGTTTGCATCCATCTATCAATTCATATTTACTTTAAGACACTATAAAAACTTTTGCACACaatgtagtgttttgttttttgctttaaacaTGATTTGCATTGTTCTATAATAAGTCAAGTCTCTAAACTTCAAAACATGACAATTTAGAAACAATGGATTAGTATGATCATTATTGATATTGTGTCTTTGTAATTGCTTTAATATGTTTGTCAGGAGGCCCAAGTTTTTCCTACGCAGCATCATGAGCTACAAATGTACACTAGACAACTCCAGGGCCCTCACCAGGTCCGGGTCAGGGTGAAGCCTGCGGATGCCTCTTATCAAAGTGACTGGAGTGACTGGAGTCAAACAACATCCTGgatgggagcagacatgacaccaGCGACACAATATTCAGGTATTTAAATAGAATTTGATGAAAAAGAGCCCCCCAAAAGAAATCCTTGATTTGTGATTTTACTTTCACACACATATTACACACTGTGATGTGGGCGATGTTTTTCAGGGTGGATTCAGGGTCAGACATCATTGGTGACCTTGTTAGTGTTCATCATCTCAGGCTTCATCACTGTTGTATCACTGGTCATTTACAGATATTGCATAAAGAGCATGTGAGTACACTTTAGGTGTAAGTGTAtgcatgtttgtctttttttttgtccaaaattGCTTGAATGTAATGACTTTCTGATTTATTTCAGAGTCCAGAAGGGGAAAGAAGTACCAAACCCTTCCAAATATTTTGGCACCCTTCATTCTGTTCAAGAAGGaaatttaaaggtaaaaaaatataataataataataataataataataataataataataataataataataataatacgttaGCACATTGAGCCCTTTACCTCTGCATTCTGACACATTTTGCCACATTTGCTTTATCAGCTGCAGACTTTTTATTAATTACATTGTTGCctaaaaatttggaaaaatttagtttttagatacattcctctttttcttcctatttctacacatcagtaatccccTCTGAACAGGTGtattgattacatactgagtcccagataCTCTTTATATATCAAGAAAAAAATCATGTCGTCACAATCATTTCactgagaagaggtaaaaatattttattctaactctgCCTGACTTAAACTTCCATTCCATAATTGATTTCTTATTtaaattcctttttttgtttgttttattttacatttttaaacttTGATGGAcaaaatcaataataaataaattataatactactaataataactgAATGTCTTAAATGCAGTAGAACATTTCCATTGAATGGGGACCGTGGTTCCTCTCCTCTGACTGGAGTACCCCAGGGTTAAATACTGGGGCCACTGTTTTCACTATTTTCTCTTATGTGGATGTTTTGCAAAAcgtttttctctatgttttggccTCTCATCAACATATAACTTCTTTTTTAATGCCTTCCAAAGACGATTTCTCAAAAGTTGAGTTTTTGTATGTCCATGTGGTTTCACATCCCAATCTGCACATGCCTATTGTTCATATGTATAATGAATATGCACCACTATGTCCATGTCTGAAACAACAGATATAGGAAGTATAGGTTCAGCTCATGGATTTATTTGGGAGATGGACACATAAGCGTTGTGGATAAAGAATGCATTtgcacaaaactaaaactaactctTTCGTGTTGATGTACAGTACGTTCATAATTTTCCTCACCTCTGCTGCTCAATAGACACCACAGAATAACGCCTCTGCATCAGCTGTGTTGAATATTCCCTAAATATCTGTGATGTCTTCAGTTTAATGTCCACCACAAAACAATGTCTGGGCTTTTGTACTGCTTTTTGGTGGATTTTGTGTTCTGGTGTTTACAGGGATATTTTGTCAAACTAAAGACATGTGGACAGAATTTTTGTCTTCAGCACACTGGAAAAATgcctgtttagaaaaatatcctTATTAGTGCAGAAATGGCATTAGACCCCcaaaagaaaaacatgttatCTATCCATTCCATTGATTATTTAAGAGATAACATGAATGTGAGCTGATCATTATTGAATTTTATCAAAATAAACTGCACCAGGGTGTTGCAGGATCCTGAAGCTTGACACACAGCTGACGCAATTATTAAATGGATAAACATATATTGACTTAAAATAGTTTTATTGCTTCCACTGAAAAATATTCTTTAAGATTCTGCTGTCAGAATTGTGTAAAGGTCTGTTATCTATATTACTGATCTATTACAGAGAAATGCCAGCCTTAACAATGTTGTTGTTCAACACCAGAAATCTTTCTTTGTCCAGCACTTTAAATTTGacagtcctttttttttaaagtatttttatttatttatttattaccgcaGGAATGCTATTGAAAATGATAGGAATCAACAAGGTCACTTACACTcgtttcttctttttatttttatttagaccTGAGAGATGCTTCTTGCATCAGCCAAAGGTGTATTttagaaatctaaaaaaaaagtcagtcatCAACTTCCTTCATTATTACATTTTGTAGTTTTCAGAAAAGGTTGTAAGACAGTTAAAGCAAAGAGTAAGAGTTGTTGCCACAGTCTTTATAGCACTTGAAATACTCTATTTTTaacaacattattttttttaagtcattgAAGTATTGCATTTACAGGCCCCATTTGCTTTTAAATGCACTCAGACTAATTTAAGAAATGGTCTCTACAGCCCTTTTCTTATTCTCCACACTGtaaatgtctttttcttttctcagGAATGGTTAAATCCTCTTGCCGCTCCTGAATCATTCTTCAGAGCCGAGCCATGCGACCACATCtcattggtggaggtctgtgagACCTGGGACGTGGTCCCCTCCACCTCTCCATCCTTCAGCTCCACCACGGCCCTACTTCACTTCAGAGGTTACCCCTCGGCTGAATCAGACACCAGCGGGGTAGCTGAcaattcctcttcctcctcttcctcctgcttttCCAACATGGGCTATTTTATGTCCAGTTACACCGGCAGCTCAGCTCCAACCAACCCCAGTCCTGCCTACTTCACCTATAATGAGGATTTCCTCAGTCCTCATAACAGCCACAGCCTTCACCTGTCGCTGTGCCCTTCCATCAGCACTTCTTCAAAGTATGAGAGCTTAAAGATGGAGCCGCAGAGCCCAGACTCTGGCTTTGGTATCGACAAAGAGGGCAATGACACGGACATGGAAGTAGAAAATGAAGAGGTGTCCGAAGAAGACCAGAGATCTCCTCTTTTTATCCTTCCTCTTGTCTCCCTCTCTCCCCCATCCCCTCCTC
This region includes:
- the il2rb gene encoding interleukin-2 receptor subunit beta encodes the protein MVMAVEMRWSLYAAVVLFSVQVAHSHRSLQGLSCINDFIRNLSCTWSGSPFDPGVHCLISGVRGTFPGLVTQSCNVTQGTSPPGCSISFEKMEFTFYESMPSISMTCNGMLVANITRYCPQKHVKMHPPGVPNVTCSGNETWISWNPSSPRSDFIKVFDFQVQMKQHHQTWKEAQVFPTQHHELQMYTRQLQGPHQVRVRVKPADASYQSDWSDWSQTTSWMGADMTPATQYSGWIQGQTSLVTLLVFIISGFITVVSLVIYRYCIKSIVQKGKEVPNPSKYFGTLHSVQEGNLKEWLNPLAAPESFFRAEPCDHISLVEVCETWDVVPSTSPSFSSTTALLHFRGYPSAESDTSGVADNSSSSSSSCFSNMGYFMSSYTGSSAPTNPSPAYFTYNEDFLSPHNSHSLHLSLCPSISTSSKYESLKMEPQSPDSGFGIDKEGNDTDMEVENEEVSEEDQRSPLFILPLVSLSPPSPPPQPASLTQVFSVSHQVEAPVGAGTAGTAGTAAAGTAGTAGTFGTAGTAAAGTAGTAAAGTAGDSAAWPVTMCRSSSMPVEPCRTGYLTLKELQTTFSNKSI